TTGCTAATATTCAAGATGGAAGTACGTTTTACTTACACtgagaaaaatgtatttcatggATTGCTTGTACTCACGAAATTATAGTGGATAATTTCGAAAAACTACTTGATAATGTGATACATGATGTTACATGTTATCAACATAAGCGAATTGTTAATaatgatttataaaaaaatatataatttacttttatttatttaaagtaaagtctaattcattataaaaatagcaaGAATTACGGTTGAACAAAGTATCTGATGggtttgattatttttttagtatcaGTATTTTGCGGGTTGTatcatttataaataagaaatttccAGACAATAATATGAGATAACAAAATTCTACTTATATCTTATTAAAGATATATTAACTTTACCCACCAGCCGGTTTCGTAAAATTGCCGCTAATCTTTAGGCTCGCAAAACTTTCGAATAGAATATCATTTGGATCTCGTTTACACAGCGTcgtcatattttttttataatagaTTTCGCCATCAGCACAACATCTGCGAACACATGGTAGCGAATCGCAAATTTTCGACTGTTGACAAGTGCGTATTAGAAATTGTTGATTCCTTTTTATCGATCGAATATTACGAGGCGTCTTCTTTCCATCGATTGCTTCAATGCAAAATTGACTTCGTTTCAATTGGCGACTGCCATCTTGCCAAACAAGCTTACTTTCTTCGGCAACACGCACGACTTCCGCGGTCACGGTGTATTCAACTAGAACTTTATTATTGGCACAAAGCAGAGGATTGTCAACAAATATCATTGGCCGATCCACGATAGAAGAGTACACATCAAAGTCTGGTGTACCCGGCACACACCTGTTGAACTCTGAACTGTAGATGTAACTGTGTGGACAGCACTTGTTGACGAAACCAATTCTCGAGGTGGGAACTGTGGTCGTAACATCATTTGCTTCAGGTTTACACGTTAATATAATGAGACGGTTGTTGAGCGTAAGCAGACACGATTTCGCGGAAATCTCCACTGAAGTTTCGCTAGCGAGTGAAACATTTGAGAGTCGAGTAGTTGCACAGTCTGTAATTGTTTCATTATGCCTGGCAAGGTCATAGCCCAAGGGACTATCAATTTGATCGAGTTGCACATCGTAATTATCTGttgcattttgaatattcGTAGCCGGAATGCATTTAAGCAACTCTGAATCGAGTTTCGATTCGGGACTGCAACAAATACCGATCGAATTAATATTTGCGGAAACACAActgaaaatcaaatacatCAAAGCCAATGCCACACTCATTAGATAtgattcaattaaatatatatgtatatatatattttttaatttaaaatatttctttcttttgatTTGGGCCTcggtttaatttaaattactgtATGAACTATATATGAATAATTGTAAGAAGGTTTCTTATCTTCCGCGCGGCGCGCGAATACGTATTAATGAATAGCGTTCTTGAATCTAACTGAAGGCATGCGCTCCTTACggctgcacaaaaaaaaagtggatagtaaagtaaataaagaaatatgtttACAATCGTATTTATCTAGAAACCGTATGTACGAGCGTATGTATTATATTCACACCTCTCCTCAGTGTGCAAGTCCATGTACATGTGCGTTCATACCtactatgtacatacatcTATGTACGTACTTAAGCAAGTATGCTCTCTATGTGTATTCCCAAAttacttattaaatttataaacaaacataCGAGGGTAGCCCAAGTGGTGTGTGGAGTCGTCATAACATCAGCAAACGTTCGTCATGCGCGGGAGGGGGGCGATCTCACGCCGCGTTGCGTCCccagagagacagagggagaccgagagagtgagtgagcgCCCGAGAGAGACAGTTAGCGTGGGGGAGAGCCTATGAGAGCAGGCAAAATGTTCTGTGCATTGATTGGTAAGTCGTTGgcttatcatttttatttctttgccACTTATATATCAATTGGCCTTCTTATGTGCACATTGGGcttgctttgtttatttgttgtccTGAGAACAgtgcaaaattcaaatatgggGAGCACAGTACAAATAACGTCTGATAATATCCTCAGtataatgtaaaaataaaaccgtCAATTATAACCTAATGCAAATAGTGCACTCtgcgctagatggcgccagtgGATTAACATTGTATTATTCTACAACTACCTTTGTCAATCTTATTAATCCGTTTAAGAATAGATGGCACCTGTgataaaaaacactttttgctTATAAATACGAAAagttctataaaaaaaaaaaaaaaataaaaataaattgtatgcaaatgaaacaaaaccATTACGCATTTCCATTCTCAGGTGAAATGTGATTCATTGGCCAGCTGTAAACAACCTTAACACCCAATAATCAGAATTTGACGTCAGATCGATGAAAACAGCGACTTgcgcaatgcaaaaaaaaaaagattagaTCACTTTTCCAATCACAATTCGCATTCCCAGCCACActgaaaatattcataaaaataaacactgGTCACACTGGAAGGTAAGACTAATTTCATATTGACCGTACAAACACTCAAATGGTTATTAATGTTACAAGAGAAAGTTTCAATTCGAATtgagaaaacaaacaaacaaaacgagaaCCACCTTTCTTTGAGTAGGTCGATTACGAGTCTCGCATCTATGATTCAGTATTGATTATCACGATTgacaacacacactctcataattatttaataactctCACTTGCAACATACTTTAATCTACTATAATGCTAATATCAAGAAATTATCACATTACATCGTTACAAACATTGATCTTCTCGATTGTGCTCATAAAGTTGGTGGCATCCTCAAGGATCACTGTGATAGCAGATGCAAATAATCCAGATTTTGAGAGCGATGCGCGGAAAACACCAGCTACCAGTGCCCCAAGTTTCATTCAACTTGTGATCATGCGCTTAATTTATGGCATTGCATCAACGATCGGCGTCGAGGATCGTTTAGAAGATACATTCAATGGAGCATTTATTCCTCCCAACGCTGACGATGGTCTTCTTGGAtttggcggtggtggtggcgaCAGTGAAGGAGATGGCTTTCTAGGCGGCATCTTTGAAGGAGACGATTATCTTTAAGACGCCATTGATGGATCTGTTGATGTGAATcgattgttaatttattttaaatttaaatcaacttTAATGTATACTGTTAAAAAATGGTAAATGAAAGAGATTACTATCTTTAAAAATGCCATagattattaatttattttaaaactaaataaacttttattgtctatttaaaatatgatgaAATAGGGGCGGAAGCTTTGAAGACATAAAGACATAATCTTTGATGCCTTCGATCTAGTGATGGTAACACGAttcttaattgaaataaaacctaaaatattatatatttaaaataagaagaCCGCACttgttttctaatttaaaattaaattttattttattacttttatgcACATGTTAAGCAGCAAAAATTGTGCACAATTAGCTCCATCTGTAATGAGCGTAAGCACGATTGGTTTCACACTGTCGGTGCAGATCATCCTTCTTCTTGATCACCCTTCCCTGGCCACAGGCTGCATCCAAGATTTCCCAAGCCAACTTGTCGGGCAACTTTACTTTACGCTCCTTCTCGCGCGCCGCATCTAAAATCCATTTCATGGCCAAAAAATAGGATTTACGTTGGGTCAATGGGACGGGTACTTGATATTT
This window of the Drosophila albomicans strain 15112-1751.03 chromosome 2L, ASM965048v2, whole genome shotgun sequence genome carries:
- the LOC117563466 gene encoding uncharacterized protein LOC117563466, which encodes MLISRNYHITSLQTLIFSIVLIKLVASSRITVIADANNPDFESDARKTPATSAPSFIQLVIMRLIYGIASTIGVEDRLEDTFNGAFIPPNADDGLLGFGGGGGDSEGDGFLGGIFEGDDYL
- the LOC117563462 gene encoding uncharacterized protein LOC117563462 isoform X3, translated to MSVALALMYLIFSCVSANINSIGICCSPESKLDSELLKCIPATNIQNATDNYDVQLDQIDSPLGYDLARHNETITDCATTRLSNVSLASETSVEISAKSCLLTLNNRLIILTCKPEANDVTTTVPTSRIGFVNKCCPHSYIYSSEFNRCVPGTPDFDVYSSIVDRPMIFVDNPLLCANNKVLVEYTVTAEVVRVAEESKLVWQDGSRQLKRSQFCIEAIDGKKTPRNIRSIKRNQQFLIRTCQQSKICDSLPCVRRCCADGEIYYKKNMTTLCKRDPNDILFESFASLKISGNFTKPAVFGLLHGMECPKFRLDPDSFSDEEHTISSTNGSLFITSTSKKYANSQYCIEKIKNSSMADDKNSSTHLYASIRKLWAMIAFDLKCIQLVY